In a genomic window of Nostoc sp. UHCC 0870:
- a CDS encoding PEP-CTERM sorting domain-containing protein — translation MKSLLLGLVAILAFAPNAYGAKIVYSEASQGDLSSDNLNPTKLNLFNGSNRINGSTTGNPNLDQDFFSITIPNGHLLNKIILADYKGLDDDLLNQGFLAVQAGALIENNTVTQNTPQLLGATTIGVGTGKEVGDNILDDLSQANSIRGFSFVGFPSGVLQSGNYTFWIQETKNGIEKYELDFVVSKIPEPSTIIGLGVVLGNVILLNRKRRLA, via the coding sequence ATGAAAAGTTTATTGTTAGGATTAGTAGCTATCTTGGCATTTGCTCCCAACGCTTATGGAGCAAAAATTGTATATAGTGAAGCCTCTCAAGGTGACTTATCTAGCGATAACTTGAACCCAACAAAACTCAACCTGTTTAATGGTTCTAACCGCATCAATGGCTCGACAACCGGCAACCCCAATCTTGACCAAGATTTCTTTTCCATTACTATTCCCAATGGTCATTTACTGAATAAAATTATTCTGGCTGACTATAAAGGATTAGATGATGATCTACTCAATCAAGGATTTTTAGCGGTACAAGCAGGTGCGCTGATTGAAAATAATACTGTTACTCAAAATACTCCTCAATTGCTGGGCGCAACAACTATTGGTGTAGGGACAGGAAAAGAAGTTGGTGATAATATCTTAGACGATTTGAGTCAAGCGAATTCAATCAGGGGTTTTTCCTTTGTTGGCTTCCCTAGTGGTGTCCTTCAATCAGGAAATTATACTTTTTGGATTCAGGAAACTAAAAATGGTATAGAAAAATATGAATTAGATTTTGTAGTTTCCAAAATTCCTGAACCTTCTACCATCATAGGTTTAGGTGTGGTGCTGGGTAATGTTATACTGTTGAACCGGAAACGGCGTTTAGCGTGA
- the fbp gene encoding class 1 fructose-bisphosphatase has product MTKASESLESINPATDKGLDRDCTTLSRHVLQQLQSFSPDAQDLSALMNRIALAGKLVARRLSRAGLMEGVLGFTGEVNVQGESVKKMDVYANDVFISVFKQSGLVCRLASEEMDEPYYIPENCPVGRYTLLYDPIDGSSNTDTNLSLGSIFAIRQQEGDDSDGQAKDLLTNGHKQIAAGYILYGPSTMLVYTIGKGVHSFTLDPSLGEFILTEENMRIPNHSPIYSVNEGNFWQWEESYREYIRYVHRTEGYTSRYSGAMVSDIHRILVQGGVFLYPGTIQKPEGKLRLLYESAPLAFLIEQAGGRATTGLVEILDVVPTKLHQRTPLIIGSKEDVAKVESFIQNGH; this is encoded by the coding sequence ATGACTAAAGCGTCAGAATCTTTAGAGTCTATCAACCCAGCCACAGACAAAGGCTTAGATCGTGATTGTACAACCTTATCACGCCACGTACTACAACAACTTCAAAGTTTTTCTCCAGATGCACAAGATTTAAGTGCGCTAATGAATCGGATTGCTTTAGCTGGTAAACTAGTTGCGCGTCGCCTCAGCCGTGCAGGTTTAATGGAAGGCGTTCTGGGATTTACTGGGGAAGTCAATGTGCAAGGAGAATCCGTCAAAAAGATGGATGTCTACGCCAACGACGTATTTATCTCAGTCTTTAAGCAAAGCGGCTTAGTTTGTCGTCTAGCTTCCGAGGAAATGGATGAACCCTATTATATTCCCGAAAATTGCCCCGTTGGTCGCTATACCCTGCTATATGATCCCATTGATGGTTCATCAAACACCGATACTAATCTGAGTTTGGGTTCTATTTTTGCAATTCGTCAACAAGAAGGAGACGATAGCGATGGACAAGCTAAAGACCTCCTGACCAACGGACACAAGCAAATTGCTGCGGGGTACATACTTTATGGGCCTAGCACCATGCTGGTCTATACCATTGGCAAAGGAGTTCATTCTTTTACCCTAGATCCCAGCTTAGGAGAGTTTATCCTAACTGAAGAAAATATGAGGATTCCCAACCACAGCCCCATCTACAGCGTTAACGAAGGTAACTTTTGGCAATGGGAAGAATCCTACCGGGAATACATCCGTTACGTCCATCGTACAGAAGGTTACACATCTCGCTACAGTGGCGCAATGGTAAGTGATATCCACAGAATTTTGGTACAAGGTGGTGTTTTTCTTTACCCAGGTACAATTCAAAAGCCAGAAGGTAAATTGCGTTTGTTGTATGAATCTGCTCCCCTCGCCTTTTTGATTGAGCAAGCTGGTGGTCGTGCTACTACAGGGTTAGTAGAGATATTAGACGTAGTACCAACCAAACTGCATCAACGCACCCCATTAATTATTGGTAGCAAAGAGGATGTTGCCAAGGTGGAGTCGTTTATTCAGAATGGTCATTAA
- a CDS encoding YraN family protein — MVNPPPSHYADIGDLGEDLVTQWLQSTGWLILQRRFRCRWGEIDIIAQYPDTTGNQIDSTLAFIEVKTRSLGNWDSWGKNAITPQKQAKIGRTARLFLAKYPEKANCSCRFDVAIVRCQPISQQYPHTKVIPEALAISSVAGYQFQLQEYIPAAFDVID; from the coding sequence ATGGTAAATCCTCCTCCATCACATTATGCCGATATTGGCGACTTAGGAGAAGACCTCGTAACCCAATGGTTACAATCTACAGGTTGGTTAATTCTACAACGCCGCTTTCGTTGTCGTTGGGGAGAAATTGATATTATCGCTCAATATCCTGATACAACGGGAAACCAAATAGACTCTACATTGGCTTTTATAGAAGTTAAAACCCGCAGTCTAGGTAATTGGGATTCCTGGGGTAAAAATGCCATTACCCCGCAAAAACAGGCGAAAATTGGACGCACTGCCCGCTTATTTTTAGCCAAATACCCTGAGAAAGCAAATTGCTCTTGTCGCTTTGATGTTGCGATCGTTCGTTGTCAGCCAATTTCGCAACAATACCCTCATACCAAAGTCATTCCAGAAGCCCTAGCTATCTCATCGGTTGCAGGATACCAATTTCAGTTACAAGAATATATTCCGGCTGCGTTCGATGTGATTGATTAG
- the queA gene encoding tRNA preQ1(34) S-adenosylmethionine ribosyltransferase-isomerase QueA has translation MSEQATQDTNLDCLLAGYDYELPPELIAQNPAVPRDSSRLLVVNSQTTGNTTAPLHQIFRDLPDLLRPGDLLIMNNTKVIPARLYGRKSTGAEVEILLLEERQHNCWLALVKPGKRFKTGSKIFFEPGKFPQFPVPSPQLTATVLETDKETGGRLLQFDIPDGQSLIQLLDKFGEIPLPPYITTSQAADEQYQTVYAEQPGAIAAPTAGLHFTPELIAKLGDRNINQAFITLHVGVGTFRPVEVEDVTSHQMHEEWIEVPADTVEKIRATKAAGGRIIAVGTTAVRALEGAAAVSGDLQPFCGKTNLFIYPGYQWRVVEGLITNFHLPRSSLLMLVSALISRQRLLNIYQEAIASRYRFYSFGDAMLILPEAREC, from the coding sequence ATGTCTGAACAAGCAACACAAGATACAAATTTAGATTGTTTATTAGCTGGGTATGATTATGAACTACCTCCAGAACTGATTGCTCAAAATCCGGCTGTTCCTAGAGATAGTTCTCGTTTATTGGTGGTTAATTCTCAGACTACAGGTAACACAACAGCACCATTACACCAGATTTTTCGTGATTTACCAGACCTCCTACGCCCTGGAGATTTGTTAATCATGAATAATACCAAAGTCATTCCAGCAAGACTTTATGGACGTAAGTCAACTGGTGCAGAAGTAGAAATTTTACTATTAGAAGAACGCCAGCATAACTGTTGGTTAGCCCTAGTTAAACCGGGAAAACGGTTTAAAACAGGAAGTAAAATCTTTTTTGAACCAGGTAAATTTCCCCAATTCCCAGTCCCCAGTCCCCAGCTAACAGCTACTGTCCTAGAAACAGATAAAGAGACAGGCGGACGCTTATTACAATTTGATATACCAGATGGTCAATCTTTAATACAACTTCTAGATAAATTCGGTGAAATCCCGCTTCCGCCTTACATTACTACATCCCAAGCGGCAGATGAACAGTATCAAACCGTTTACGCCGAACAACCGGGAGCGATCGCAGCTCCAACGGCTGGTTTACACTTTACACCAGAACTAATTGCTAAGTTAGGCGATCGCAATATCAATCAAGCTTTTATTACGCTGCACGTTGGTGTAGGAACTTTTCGCCCGGTGGAAGTGGAAGATGTCACCAGTCACCAAATGCACGAAGAATGGATTGAAGTTCCCGCAGATACTGTAGAGAAAATTCGCGCCACCAAAGCCGCAGGGGGTCGCATTATCGCTGTAGGAACAACAGCAGTACGAGCCTTGGAAGGTGCAGCAGCCGTCTCTGGTGATTTACAACCTTTTTGTGGCAAGACCAACCTATTTATCTATCCTGGCTACCAATGGCGCGTTGTGGAAGGTCTAATCACTAACTTTCACCTACCCCGTTCTAGTTTACTGATGCTGGTTAGTGCGCTTATTAGCAGACAGAGATTATTAAATATATACCAGGAAGCGATCGCTTCTCGATATCGGTTCTATTCTTTTGGTGATGCCATGCTAATTTTGCCAGAAGCAAGAGAGTGCTGA
- a CDS encoding pentapeptide repeat-containing protein, translated as MNFKLSKLSDGLYPTFPAEKYANSDRILVSTLDVSPTHFELWHKKYHRIFTNILSLLLCISVGITAIAGFSPTALALEYNKEILIEADFSGRDLTDSSFTKANLRQSNFSNSNLRGVSFFAANLESANLQGADLTNATLDSARLIKTDLTNAVLEGAFAASARFDGAIIDGADFTDALLRPDEVKKLCKVAKGTNPTTGRDTRDSLFCP; from the coding sequence ATGAATTTTAAGTTATCTAAGTTAAGCGATGGCCTATACCCCACTTTTCCTGCGGAAAAATACGCAAATAGCGATCGCATATTAGTTTCTACACTCGATGTATCCCCTACTCACTTTGAGCTATGGCATAAAAAATATCATCGAATTTTCACCAATATACTTAGTTTATTGCTGTGCATATCAGTCGGCATCACGGCAATTGCCGGTTTTTCTCCCACAGCCTTAGCACTTGAGTACAACAAAGAAATTTTAATAGAGGCTGATTTTTCAGGACGTGATTTAACAGACTCTAGTTTTACCAAAGCTAATCTGCGTCAAAGTAACTTTAGTAACTCTAATTTACGGGGTGTGAGTTTCTTTGCTGCCAATTTAGAGTCAGCTAATTTACAGGGAGCAGACCTAACAAATGCTACCCTAGACTCAGCTCGTCTCATCAAAACCGATTTAACAAATGCTGTATTGGAAGGCGCATTTGCGGCTAGTGCCAGGTTTGATGGTGCAATTATTGACGGAGCAGATTTTACTGATGCGCTATTACGTCCAGATGAAGTGAAAAAATTGTGCAAGGTAGCTAAAGGTACTAACCCAACTACTGGTCGTGACACACGGGATAGTTTGTTTTGTCCTTAG
- a CDS encoding SPFH domain-containing protein, translated as MKSFSSFLGKTKKNKLACFATTFIASLALAGSINSANATNVKTSILEEITSVSVPMEQTEPNIAQLQINRTQYQAVGVDPLVLVPMVVVGGLVIFFPLFFGGLVVIGEREVGIVVKKFTISGKGLPAGQLIALNGEAGLQADTLAPGWHWGYWPWQYSVRKETVVVVPQGEIAVIVAADGESNPPERILGKIVNCDNFQDARKFLTQGGEKGRQMGFITAGTYRINTALFKVIMAANATSHGMTPEQLRVYTVASDKVGIVTTLDGMPIAGGEIAGTVITGHDNFQNGQKFLDGGGRRGLQEQILLSGSWNLNPWLVNVEQVPMTEIPIGYVGVVISFVGKAQEDVSGAAFTHGNLVNPGHKGVWVEPLYPGKHPINTRIMKVELVPTTNIVLNWSGRTERHKYDANLESLTVRSKDGFAFDLEVSQIIHVGALDAPKVISRVGAMQNLVDNVLEPSIGNYFRNSAQDYTVLDFLNARSERQVEASEYIKAALRAYDVQAIDTLIGDIQPPASLMLTQTERKIAEEERKTYEVQQMAQTQRQKLVRETALADIQQEMVKSEQSVQIAELKAQANIKHANGEAESTKLKAIAEAEGIRATGNAKAETYRTGVQALGTQGYTAMQLMQIIGDRNVRLIPDILVGGSNGSTNGLVDGLLSMILWNQTNKNDEVTLIDPQPIVPPTSPAHSTSQILVELPKDK; from the coding sequence ATGAAAAGTTTTTCATCTTTCCTTGGTAAGACTAAAAAAAATAAATTAGCTTGTTTTGCAACTACATTTATAGCTTCCTTAGCATTAGCGGGCAGTATTAACTCTGCCAACGCTACTAATGTAAAAACATCTATTTTAGAAGAAATTACCTCTGTATCCGTCCCAATGGAGCAGACAGAACCAAATATTGCCCAATTACAAATCAACAGGACGCAGTATCAAGCCGTTGGGGTTGATCCTTTAGTGCTTGTTCCGATGGTGGTGGTTGGTGGTTTGGTGATATTTTTTCCCCTGTTCTTCGGAGGATTAGTAGTTATTGGCGAACGGGAAGTTGGTATTGTTGTCAAAAAATTTACTATTTCTGGAAAAGGGTTGCCAGCCGGACAGCTAATAGCCCTCAACGGTGAAGCAGGCTTGCAGGCTGACACTTTAGCACCTGGTTGGCACTGGGGTTATTGGCCTTGGCAGTATTCAGTACGCAAAGAGACAGTTGTTGTTGTTCCTCAAGGTGAAATTGCGGTTATTGTCGCTGCTGATGGCGAATCTAATCCACCAGAACGGATATTAGGTAAAATCGTCAATTGTGATAATTTCCAAGATGCCCGAAAATTCCTCACCCAAGGAGGTGAAAAAGGGCGGCAAATGGGGTTCATCACTGCGGGTACATACAGGATTAATACTGCCCTGTTTAAAGTAATCATGGCTGCCAACGCCACATCTCACGGTATGACTCCCGAACAGTTACGCGTGTATACTGTGGCATCTGATAAAGTGGGCATCGTTACCACCTTAGATGGGATGCCGATCGCTGGGGGTGAAATTGCCGGTACAGTGATTACAGGACACGATAACTTCCAAAACGGTCAGAAATTCTTGGATGGTGGGGGACGCAGGGGTTTACAAGAGCAAATTCTGCTTTCTGGTTCTTGGAATCTCAATCCCTGGCTTGTCAATGTTGAACAAGTACCAATGACGGAAATTCCCATTGGCTATGTAGGTGTGGTAATTTCTTTCGTCGGTAAAGCCCAAGAAGATGTGAGTGGTGCAGCTTTTACCCACGGTAACTTAGTGAATCCTGGTCATAAAGGTGTCTGGGTTGAACCTCTGTATCCGGGTAAACATCCTATTAACACCCGCATCATGAAAGTAGAGTTAGTACCAACTACTAACATCGTATTAAACTGGTCAGGACGCACAGAAAGGCATAAATACGACGCGAATTTAGAATCTTTAACGGTACGTTCTAAAGATGGTTTCGCCTTTGATTTAGAAGTGTCGCAAATCATCCATGTCGGCGCGTTGGATGCACCGAAAGTAATTTCCCGCGTGGGTGCAATGCAAAACTTGGTTGATAATGTCCTTGAACCCAGCATTGGTAATTATTTCCGCAACTCAGCGCAAGATTACACCGTGCTAGACTTTTTAAACGCTCGGAGTGAACGCCAAGTGGAAGCCTCAGAGTATATTAAGGCAGCATTGCGGGCTTATGACGTGCAAGCAATTGATACTTTAATTGGGGATATTCAGCCGCCAGCATCGCTGATGTTAACCCAAACAGAACGTAAGATTGCCGAAGAAGAACGCAAAACTTACGAAGTACAGCAGATGGCACAAACCCAAAGGCAAAAACTTGTCCGGGAGACAGCCTTAGCTGATATTCAACAAGAAATGGTGAAATCAGAGCAAAGTGTGCAGATTGCGGAACTGAAAGCCCAAGCAAACATTAAGCACGCGAATGGGGAAGCAGAATCTACCAAACTCAAAGCGATCGCGGAAGCTGAAGGAATTAGGGCTACAGGTAACGCCAAAGCTGAAACCTACCGTACTGGTGTGCAAGCCTTGGGAACACAAGGTTATACAGCCATGCAACTCATGCAAATTATTGGCGATCGCAATGTCCGCTTGATTCCTGATATCTTAGTGGGCGGTAGCAATGGCAGCACCAACGGTTTAGTTGATGGGTTGCTGTCAATGATTTTATGGAATCAAACCAATAAAAATGATGAGGTAACACTCATAGATCCACAACCAATAGTCCCTCCCACATCACCAGCCCACAGTACCAGTCAGATACTAGTAGAATTACCAAAAGATAAGTAG
- the murA gene encoding UDP-N-acetylglucosamine 1-carboxyvinyltransferase, protein MNPSSSLPDAKPVVEVDSSVLQIWGGHPLRGQVKISGAKNSALVIIAGSLLCSGDCRIRNVPLLADVERMAEVISALGVRLTREADILDINASEITTSKAPYELVTQLRASFFAIGPLLARLGVAQMPLPGGCAIGARPVDLHVRGLQAMGAEVQIEHGICNAYVPGSNGRLKGAKIYLDTPSVGATETLMMAATLADGETILENAAREPEVVDLANFCNAMGAKIQGAGTSTITVVGVPKLHSIDYSIIPDRIEAGTFLVAGAITRSEISLCPVVPDHLIPVIAKLRDIGVTIIEDAPDCLRILPAEILKATDIDTLPHPGFPTDMQAPFMALLTLAEGDSIINESVFENRLRHASELNRLGADIRVKGNTAFVRGVPILSGAPVIGTDLRASAALVLAGLAAEGQTTIQGLHHLDRGYDQMDVKLQQLGAKILRVSESPVDTEAATN, encoded by the coding sequence ATTAATCCTTCTAGCAGCTTACCAGATGCTAAACCTGTTGTTGAAGTAGACTCCTCAGTCTTACAAATATGGGGTGGGCATCCTTTACGGGGGCAGGTAAAAATTAGCGGGGCAAAAAATTCAGCTTTGGTCATCATTGCTGGATCTTTGCTATGTTCAGGAGATTGTCGCATTCGTAACGTTCCTTTGTTGGCAGACGTAGAACGGATGGCTGAAGTAATCTCAGCGTTGGGTGTACGCCTAACTAGAGAAGCTGATATTTTAGATATCAATGCCAGTGAAATCACCACATCAAAAGCTCCCTACGAACTAGTTACCCAATTGCGGGCTAGTTTTTTTGCCATTGGCCCACTTTTAGCCCGTCTAGGGGTGGCACAAATGCCATTACCAGGGGGTTGTGCCATTGGTGCTAGACCAGTTGATTTGCACGTCCGAGGACTGCAAGCAATGGGAGCAGAGGTACAGATTGAACATGGTATTTGTAATGCTTATGTTCCTGGTAGTAATGGTAGATTGAAAGGTGCGAAAATCTACTTAGATACTCCCAGTGTGGGGGCAACCGAAACCTTAATGATGGCGGCTACTCTAGCTGATGGCGAAACCATTCTTGAAAATGCTGCACGAGAGCCAGAAGTAGTAGATTTAGCTAACTTCTGCAATGCAATGGGGGCGAAAATACAGGGTGCGGGGACTAGCACCATAACTGTTGTTGGTGTTCCCAAATTGCATTCTATCGACTATTCGATTATTCCCGATCGCATTGAGGCAGGGACATTTTTAGTAGCGGGAGCTATCACGCGCTCAGAAATCAGCCTTTGCCCAGTAGTCCCAGATCATTTAATTCCAGTGATTGCCAAACTCCGGGATATTGGCGTAACCATCATTGAAGATGCACCAGACTGCTTACGCATTCTACCTGCGGAAATCCTCAAGGCAACAGATATCGACACCTTGCCCCATCCAGGTTTTCCCACAGATATGCAAGCACCGTTCATGGCCTTACTCACCTTGGCAGAAGGCGACAGCATCATTAACGAATCTGTGTTTGAAAACCGCTTGCGTCATGCCTCCGAGTTAAACCGCTTGGGTGCAGACATCCGCGTTAAAGGGAATACTGCCTTTGTGCGGGGAGTGCCAATACTATCTGGTGCGCCAGTGATTGGGACTGACTTACGAGCATCAGCAGCGTTAGTTTTAGCCGGACTAGCCGCCGAAGGACAAACCACAATCCAGGGATTACATCACCTTGATCGGGGCTACGATCAAATGGATGTGAAATTGCAACAATTAGGCGCAAAAATCCTGCGCGTAAGTGAAAGCCCAGTAGATACAGAAGCAGCGACGAATTAA
- a CDS encoding RNA recognition motif domain-containing protein — translation MTIYVGNLSYRATEEDLKAVFADYGEVKRVVLPTDRETGRMRGFAFVEMNEDAQEDAAITELDGAEWMGRQLKVNKAKPREDDRRGSWNKRQEF, via the coding sequence ATGACTATCTACGTTGGAAATCTCTCTTACCGCGCTACTGAAGAAGACTTGAAAGCCGTATTTGCAGACTACGGCGAAGTCAAAAGAGTTGTTTTACCTACCGACCGTGAAACAGGTCGAATGCGTGGTTTTGCTTTTGTTGAAATGAATGAAGACGCTCAAGAGGATGCGGCTATTACTGAACTAGACGGTGCAGAATGGATGGGTCGTCAGCTTAAAGTCAACAAAGCCAAACCACGAGAAGATGACCGACGAGGTAGTTGGAATAAAAGACAAGAATTTTAG
- a CDS encoding TrmH family RNA methyltransferase, with product MLTSLQNPLVKQIRKLHSTKERHRQQLFLLEGTHLLEEACAVSYPLEVVCCTPEWETAHAGLWELACSLCDRAEIVSPEVLSAIATTVQPDGVVAIAKRSEHQQQVPYTGIVLAVETIQDPGNLGTMIRTAAAAGASGLWLSQDSVDLDNPKVLRASAGQWFRLATAVSEDLKTTVQNCQQAGMQVVATLPTAKLTYWEVDWQKPSLILLGNEGAGLSADLAAMADKQVKIPLSPGVESLNVAITSALMLYEAQRQRRE from the coding sequence ATGTTAACGAGTTTACAAAATCCTTTAGTTAAGCAAATCCGCAAGCTGCACTCTACCAAGGAACGCCATAGACAGCAGTTGTTTTTATTGGAAGGGACGCACTTGTTGGAGGAAGCTTGTGCGGTGAGTTATCCCCTAGAGGTGGTCTGTTGTACTCCAGAATGGGAAACAGCCCATGCAGGATTGTGGGAGTTGGCTTGTAGTTTATGCGATCGCGCGGAAATTGTCAGTCCAGAAGTTTTAAGTGCGATCGCTACTACTGTACAACCAGATGGGGTAGTAGCGATCGCCAAACGCAGTGAACACCAACAGCAAGTTCCTTACACTGGCATAGTTTTAGCTGTAGAAACCATCCAAGACCCTGGTAACTTAGGGACAATGATTCGCACGGCGGCGGCGGCTGGTGCGTCGGGTTTATGGTTAAGTCAAGATAGCGTAGATTTAGATAATCCTAAAGTCTTGCGTGCTTCGGCTGGACAATGGTTTCGTCTAGCAACGGCGGTAAGTGAAGATTTAAAGACGACAGTACAGAATTGTCAGCAGGCGGGAATGCAGGTAGTAGCAACCTTGCCCACAGCCAAGTTAACTTATTGGGAAGTAGACTGGCAAAAACCTAGTTTGATTTTATTAGGAAATGAAGGTGCTGGCTTGTCGGCTGATTTAGCCGCAATGGCTGATAAGCAAGTCAAAATTCCCCTGAGTCCAGGCGTGGAGTCTTTGAATGTAGCGATTACCTCAGCCCTAATGCTATATGAAGCCCAGCGACAAAGGCGAGAGTGA
- a CDS encoding tetratricopeptide repeat protein, with protein MYKQHLFKQWFYGLSPITCNRIFRWQKPPVGLLCAASAVLMLAAPTVFNLPGGKVLAQTPISQDLDAAIFYQQGVTRYNRSDWQGAESAFRQALQQDPNIGMARNYLGNIFLMQNRLDVAVQEYGEAIRINPNLGDAYYNLGLALQRQGQKEAAITAYRQALVVEPTRAATQYNLGLLLYDQGELPEAIAAYQQAINFDSSNGNAYYNLAIALQEFGKMEEAIAAYQQVLKLDPKNAAAYSNLGSLMALQGQTAEAIAVYTQAIRQDPKNASAYYNLGVTLYNQGDIKKASSALQRAHNQYREQGNLEQAQKIETLMQRVAQTIEQQKLQQQQASNPQQTPNPTNNALETNSSDTPVSVKQPLFPLVIPGSTSDQVDRNGKV; from the coding sequence ATGTATAAACAACATCTTTTTAAACAGTGGTTTTACGGTTTGTCTCCCATCACCTGCAACCGCATTTTTCGTTGGCAAAAGCCACCAGTAGGGCTTCTGTGTGCTGCCTCTGCTGTTTTGATGTTGGCTGCACCGACGGTTTTTAATTTGCCAGGTGGTAAGGTACTAGCACAAACTCCCATTTCTCAGGATTTAGACGCGGCTATTTTTTATCAGCAGGGAGTGACGCGCTACAATCGCAGCGATTGGCAAGGTGCAGAATCTGCTTTTCGGCAAGCTTTGCAGCAAGATCCAAATATTGGCATGGCGAGGAATTATCTGGGTAATATTTTCCTCATGCAAAATCGTCTAGATGTAGCAGTGCAGGAATATGGTGAGGCGATTAGAATTAATCCCAATCTGGGAGATGCTTATTATAATTTAGGGTTAGCATTGCAACGCCAAGGACAAAAAGAAGCAGCTATTACAGCTTATCGTCAAGCTTTGGTAGTAGAACCAACAAGGGCAGCAACTCAATACAATTTGGGTTTATTACTCTACGATCAAGGAGAACTACCAGAAGCGATCGCAGCTTACCAACAAGCAATTAATTTTGATAGTAGCAATGGTAACGCTTATTATAATTTAGCGATCGCCTTGCAAGAATTTGGGAAAATGGAAGAAGCGATCGCGGCTTATCAGCAAGTCCTGAAGCTAGATCCCAAAAATGCCGCCGCTTATAGTAACTTGGGAAGTCTGATGGCACTTCAAGGTCAAACTGCTGAAGCGATCGCAGTTTATACCCAAGCTATTCGCCAAGATCCCAAAAATGCCTCAGCTTATTATAACTTAGGTGTTACTTTATACAATCAAGGCGACATAAAAAAAGCTAGCAGTGCTTTACAACGCGCTCATAACCAATACCGCGAACAAGGTAATCTTGAGCAAGCACAAAAAATTGAAACCCTAATGCAGCGAGTTGCTCAAACCATCGAACAGCAAAAACTCCAACAGCAACAAGCATCTAATCCTCAGCAAACACCAAACCCTACAAACAACGCATTAGAAACTAATTCTAGCGATACGCCTGTCTCAGTCAAACAACCATTGTTTCCACTAGTTATTCCCGGTTCTACATCAGATCAAGTTGATCGTAATGGCAAAGTGTAA